From Rhodospirillaceae bacterium, one genomic window encodes:
- a CDS encoding NAD kinase yields the protein MVKKIAFTAARQPRAQEALKRLKAKYAHVPASKADVIVALGGDGFMLRTLHRYMNQGVPIYGMNRGSVGFLLNNYSEKALKSRINKADAMAVQPLMMKATDTRGKKHTVIAINEVSLLRQTRLAAKINIQVDGIERMAGMICDGILLATPAGSTAYNLSAQGPIIPLGAGLLALTPICAFRPRNWGGALLPQDATVTFEILDPEKRKVSAVADYTEIRRVASVTVMEDRTRTVTMLHDRDHNFEERILKEQFQP from the coding sequence ATGGTTAAGAAAATCGCCTTTACCGCCGCCCGCCAGCCGCGCGCCCAGGAAGCCCTGAAACGGCTGAAGGCGAAGTATGCACACGTCCCGGCAAGCAAGGCCGATGTCATTGTTGCCCTTGGCGGTGACGGCTTTATGTTACGAACCCTTCACCGCTACATGAACCAGGGGGTGCCGATTTATGGCATGAACCGGGGTTCTGTTGGTTTTCTGCTCAACAATTACTCCGAAAAAGCCCTGAAAAGCCGCATCAACAAAGCCGACGCCATGGCCGTTCAGCCGCTGATGATGAAAGCGACAGACACCCGCGGCAAAAAACATACGGTGATCGCCATCAACGAAGTCTCACTGCTGCGGCAAACCCGGCTGGCCGCCAAGATTAACATCCAGGTCGATGGCATTGAACGGATGGCGGGGATGATTTGCGACGGCATCCTGCTCGCCACCCCGGCTGGTAGTACCGCCTATAACCTTTCGGCCCAGGGTCCGATTATCCCGCTGGGCGCTGGGCTTTTGGCGCTAACGCCGATCTGCGCCTTCAGGCCGCGCAATTGGGGCGGCGCCCTGCTGCCCCAGGACGCAACCGTGACTTTTGAAATCCTCGATCCGGAAAAACGAAAAGTCAGCGCCGTCGCCGACTATACGGAAATCCGCAGGGTCGCCAGCGTTACCGTCATGGAAGACCGCACAAGAACCGTCACCATGCTGCACGACCGCGATCACAATTTCGAAGAACGCATCCTCAAAGAACAGTTCCAGCCCTAG
- the moaA gene encoding GTP 3',8-cyclase MoaA yields MIDPLGRHISYLRVSVTDRCDFRCTYCMAEDMTFLPKNDVLSLEELDRLCSAFVAKGVRKIRLTGGEPLVRRGVTNLIRSLGRHLNGGGLDELTLTTNGSQLEKHADELFDCGVRRLNVSIDTLDSDKFTDITRGGKLAQVKAGLAAASRAGLTIKINTVALKDFNEDQFSGLLGWCGEQGYDITFIETMPLGDIGGDRTTQYLPVTEVRQILEKDWTLSDCDHNTGGPSRYADVAETGKRAGFISPLSHNFCATCNRVRVTCTGKLFMCLGQDENADLRAPLRSSEGDEALNAAIEEAIGRKPKAHEFIIEPGNGGPALSRHMSMTGG; encoded by the coding sequence ATGATTGATCCGCTTGGCCGTCACATTTCATATCTTCGGGTATCGGTAACAGACCGATGCGACTTCCGCTGCACCTATTGCATGGCCGAAGACATGACCTTCCTGCCTAAAAACGATGTACTCAGCCTTGAAGAGCTGGACCGGTTGTGCAGCGCTTTCGTCGCCAAGGGGGTCCGCAAAATTCGCCTGACCGGTGGCGAACCACTGGTCAGGCGCGGCGTCACCAACCTGATCAGGTCCCTGGGCAGACACCTGAACGGCGGCGGCCTGGACGAGTTGACACTGACGACAAATGGCAGCCAGCTTGAAAAACACGCAGATGAGCTGTTCGACTGCGGAGTCCGACGCCTGAACGTCTCCATCGATACGCTCGATAGCGATAAATTCACGGACATCACCCGCGGCGGCAAACTGGCCCAGGTGAAGGCCGGATTAGCCGCAGCCAGCCGCGCCGGACTGACCATCAAGATCAACACGGTGGCCCTTAAAGACTTCAACGAAGACCAGTTCTCGGGTCTGCTTGGCTGGTGTGGCGAGCAGGGTTACGACATCACCTTTATTGAAACCATGCCATTGGGCGATATCGGCGGCGACCGCACGACCCAGTATCTGCCGGTCACCGAAGTTCGCCAAATTCTTGAAAAAGACTGGACCTTAAGCGATTGCGATCACAACACCGGCGGCCCGTCACGTTACGCGGATGTCGCCGAAACCGGAAAGCGGGCCGGTTTTATCTCGCCGCTAAGTCATAATTTTTGCGCCACCTGCAACCGGGTGCGGGTGACCTGCACCGGCAAACTGTTTATGTGCCTGGGGCAAGACGAAAACGCCGACCTGCGCGCGCCCTTAAGGTCCAGTGAAGGCGACGAGGCCCTGAACGCGGCCATCGAGGAAGCCATCGGCCGCAAACCAAAAGCCCACGAGTTCATCATTGAGCCCGGCAACGGCGGCCCTGCCCTTTCACGCCACATGAGCATGACCGGCGGTTGA